A genomic region of Labrys wisconsinensis contains the following coding sequences:
- a CDS encoding cupin domain-containing protein — MTAQPIVSARLSETPLGPAPIRPEWILDGAPQARVAEIACSADGASLTAMWDCTAGTFDWYFGGDETVHILEGEVQVEGGGISRVLRPGDVALFRAGTWARWHVPHYVRKLAFCHDALPRPVGLWLRAARKAGRIRRRLTGAVAAPGGLAAQGLGTRSPGARTARSRRPAALPLSSRLLFLGLRTAGFSLGFVL; from the coding sequence ATGACCGCACAGCCCATCGTCAGCGCACGCCTCAGCGAAACGCCGCTCGGCCCGGCGCCGATCCGGCCCGAATGGATCCTGGACGGAGCGCCGCAGGCCCGCGTGGCCGAGATCGCGTGTTCGGCGGACGGGGCCTCGCTGACGGCGATGTGGGATTGCACCGCCGGCACCTTCGACTGGTATTTCGGCGGCGACGAGACGGTGCACATCCTCGAAGGCGAGGTGCAGGTCGAGGGCGGCGGAATCTCGCGGGTGCTGCGCCCGGGCGACGTCGCCCTGTTCCGCGCCGGCACCTGGGCCCGCTGGCACGTGCCGCATTACGTGCGCAAGCTCGCCTTCTGCCACGACGCCCTGCCGCGCCCGGTCGGCCTGTGGCTGCGGGCGGCGCGCAAGGCGGGACGCATCCGTCGCCGCCTGACGGGCGCGGTCGCGGCGCCCGGCGGCCTGGCGGCACAAGGCCTCGGCACGAGGAGCCCCGGCGCGCGGACGGCGCGGAGCCGCCGGCCGGCGGCGCTGCCGCTCTCGAGCCGCCTGCTTTTTCTCGGGCTGCGCACCGCCGGCTTCAGCCTCGGGTTTGTCCTCTAG
- the infA gene encoding translation initiation factor IF-1 — MAKEELMEFEGSVSEVLPDARFRVKLDNGHEMIAYTAGKMKKNRIKTIEGDRVTVEMSPYDLDKGRIIFRHKDERAAAGPRPPQRGGGNMRRR; from the coding sequence ATGGCCAAAGAAGAACTGATGGAATTCGAAGGCTCGGTTTCCGAAGTCCTGCCGGACGCCCGTTTCCGGGTGAAGCTCGACAACGGTCACGAGATGATCGCCTACACCGCCGGCAAGATGAAGAAGAACCGCATCAAGACCATCGAGGGTGACCGCGTCACCGTCGAGATGAGCCCCTACGACCTCGACAAGGGCCGGATCATCTTCCGCCACAAGGACGAGCGCGCCGCCGCCGGCCCGCGCCCGCCGCAGCGTGGTGGTGGCAACATGCGCCGGCGCTGA
- a CDS encoding DEAD/DEAH box helicase: MTDQTFTALGLAEPLLRALDAAGYHTPTPIQARAIPPLLEGRDMMGLAQTGTGKTAAFALPILQRLSAIPAGPGPKGVRALILAPTRELAVQIDESFRTYGKHVRLKTAVVFGGVGQGNQVKALSDGVDILVATPGRLLDLHQQRKVRLDKVKILVLDEADRMLDMGFSRDVLKIVDETPLERQSLLFSATMPKAIKKLGEEILLSPVHVEVTPEVVTVDKIDQHVFHVPTSVKRSLLLHLLNDPAMTRVIVFTRTKHGANRVADQLERAGVGAAAIHGNKSQNARQKALEDFRAGKVRILVATDIAARGIDVDEISHVINYELPVDAESYVHRIGRTARAGRSGVAYSFCDASEKGELKDIERLTRKPLQVAAPVQGLEADQHRDRGHRPAHQDQRPRGDRNRGARRPQRRAA, from the coding sequence ATGACAGACCAGACTTTCACGGCGCTCGGCTTGGCCGAACCGCTGCTGCGCGCGCTCGACGCCGCCGGCTACCACACGCCCACCCCGATCCAGGCCCGGGCGATCCCGCCGCTGCTGGAAGGCCGCGACATGATGGGCCTGGCCCAGACCGGCACGGGCAAGACCGCCGCCTTCGCGCTGCCGATCCTGCAGCGCCTCAGCGCCATTCCCGCCGGCCCCGGCCCCAAGGGCGTGCGTGCCCTGATCCTCGCCCCGACCCGTGAGCTCGCCGTGCAGATCGACGAGAGCTTCCGGACCTATGGCAAGCATGTGCGCCTCAAGACGGCCGTCGTGTTCGGCGGCGTCGGCCAGGGCAACCAGGTCAAGGCGCTGTCGGACGGCGTCGACATCCTCGTCGCCACGCCCGGCCGCCTGCTCGACCTGCACCAGCAGCGCAAGGTCCGCCTCGACAAGGTGAAGATCCTGGTGCTGGACGAAGCCGACCGCATGCTCGACATGGGCTTTTCGCGAGACGTGCTGAAGATCGTCGACGAGACGCCGCTGGAGCGCCAGTCGCTGCTGTTCTCGGCCACCATGCCCAAGGCGATCAAGAAGCTCGGCGAGGAGATCCTGCTGAGCCCCGTGCATGTGGAGGTGACGCCGGAAGTGGTCACCGTCGACAAGATCGACCAGCACGTCTTCCACGTGCCGACCTCGGTGAAGCGCTCGCTGCTGCTGCACCTGCTGAACGACCCCGCCATGACGCGCGTCATCGTCTTCACCCGCACCAAGCACGGCGCCAACCGCGTCGCCGACCAGCTCGAGCGCGCCGGCGTGGGAGCGGCGGCGATCCACGGCAACAAGTCGCAGAACGCCCGGCAGAAGGCGCTGGAGGATTTCCGCGCCGGCAAGGTGCGCATCCTCGTCGCCACCGACATCGCGGCGCGCGGCATCGACGTGGACGAGATCAGCCATGTCATCAATTACGAATTGCCGGTGGATGCGGAGAGCTACGTGCACCGTATCGGCCGCACGGCTCGCGCCGGTCGCAGCGGTGTCGCCTATTCCTTCTGCGATGCGTCCGAGAAGGGGGAACTGAAGGATATCGAACGGCTCACCAGGAAGCCGCTGCAGGTTGCCGCTCCGGTGCAGGGGCTGGAGGCCGACCAGCATCGCGACCGCGGTCATCGGCCGGCGCATCAGGACCAGCGCCCGCGCGGGGATCGCAATCGCGGCGCCCGTCGGCCCCAGCGCCGTGCGGCCTGA